The proteins below are encoded in one region of Hordeum vulgare subsp. vulgare chromosome 3H, MorexV3_pseudomolecules_assembly, whole genome shotgun sequence:
- the LOC123441256 gene encoding acanthoscurrin-1-like → MARWSTVPAAMACRFQLVALLLLLLLVVVPLAPADARDVPATAKATKTTATTTAKATKSAAAVAAAPVGLGDQKTFLGSGLGGGYGGVGGLGGAVGDIGGVLGGVGGGVGGIGGVGGLAGVGGVGGLGGAGGLGGGGLGGGGAGSLGGLGGGSGGLSGLGGGGGGLGGVGGGSGGLGGLGGGGGGLGGLGGGIGHGCGGCIHP, encoded by the coding sequence ATGGCGAGGTGGAGCACCGTTCCTGCCGCAATGGCGTGCCGCTTCCAGctcgtcgccctcctcctcctcctcctccttgtggtGGTACCTCTAGCACCGGCTGATGCGAGAGATGTCCCTGCCACCGCCAAGGCTACAAAGACAACTGCAACGACCACCGCCAAGGCTACAAAGAGCGCCGCTGCGGTGGCGGCCGCGCCGGTCGGCCTCGGCGACCAGAAGACCTTccttggcagcggcctgggcggaGGCTACGGCGGCGTAGGCGGTTTGGGTGGAGCCGTGGGTGACATCGGCGGCGTcctcggtggcgtcgggggcggcgtcGGAGGGATCGGGGGCGTCGGTGGACTCGCTGGCGTGGGAGGCGTTGGCGGACTTGGCGGCGCGGGCGGGCTCGGTGGGGGTGGGCTCGGCGGTGGTGGTGCAGGTAGCCTCGGCGGTCTGGGCGGCGGCTCCGGTGGACTTAGTGGCCTCGGCGGTGGAGGGGGCGGGCTTGGCGGTGTGGGCGGCGGCTCCGGTGGACTTGGTGGCCTCGGCGGTGGAGGCGGCGGGCTTGGTGGACTCGGCGGTGGCATCGGTCACGGCTGCGGCGGCTGCATCCATCCGTGA